Proteins encoded by one window of Sediminicoccus rosea:
- a CDS encoding methyltransferase codes for MINSAEYWEKRYKRGRNSGSGSYGRLARFKADVINRVIAETRAASLMDFGCGDGNQLSLMTPLPYVGLDVSRTALAALRARFADQPLYRFLHPDDLPGNLRCDITVSGDVIYHLVEDEVFETYMEDLFQHALRFVVIYSSNHEEPYTGSHIRHRRFTDFIAARFPEWRRVLHIPNPYPWDPARKTETTFSDFHIFAAPAQAGAG; via the coding sequence ATGATCAACTCTGCCGAATACTGGGAGAAGCGATACAAGCGCGGCAGGAATTCCGGCAGCGGCAGCTACGGGCGGCTCGCGCGCTTCAAGGCGGATGTGATCAACCGCGTGATCGCCGAGACCAGGGCCGCCTCGCTCATGGATTTCGGCTGCGGCGACGGCAATCAGCTCAGCCTGATGACGCCCTTGCCCTATGTCGGCCTGGATGTCTCCCGCACCGCGCTGGCGGCGCTGCGCGCGCGCTTCGCGGACCAGCCGCTCTACCGCTTCCTCCATCCCGACGACCTTCCGGGCAATCTGCGCTGCGACATCACCGTCTCGGGCGACGTGATCTACCATCTGGTCGAGGATGAGGTCTTCGAGACCTACATGGAGGATCTCTTCCAGCACGCGCTGCGCTTCGTCGTGATCTATTCCAGCAATCACGAGGAGCCCTATACGGGCTCGCACATCCGGCACCGCCGCTTCACGGATTTCATCGCGGCGCGCTTCCCCGAATGGCGCCGCGTGCTGCACATCCCCAACCCCTATCCATGGGACCCGGCGCGGAAGACCGAGACGACCTTCTCTGATTTCCACATCTTCGCCGCCCCGGCACAGGCTGGCGCCGGGTGA
- a CDS encoding glycosyltransferase family 61 protein, which yields MPDLRTPLDPPIGPSITEPGIAERWRSYDRSYRAEARISRFWVADIHEATVYPPYGVVGQGDRLVRDTIRNGNMLANLFPDADPAELRQAMASPEVEITGLAEEPQRYLPGHSFLLGFGVFANYFNWTLRYASRVALFQMMPPSCRLVVPAPIKQYIRETLEFMGVPEERVVYLDVPTAFERLTLAAPTALGRYEISPLITETLREHPRVTDLPRAGRRRLYIPRRNVRMRRVVNEAAVEDALAMLGFEVFDNAEYSVRDQAHAFRDAEIVIAPHGAGLSNIVYCDAGTPVIEIVPEGYDQGATSYRSLADLFGLSYVQLFAREAAPDRKGNRCNADIELDVEELVHAARAQLV from the coding sequence ATGCCTGACCTCCGCACCCCGCTCGATCCGCCGATCGGCCCGAGCATCACCGAGCCGGGCATCGCCGAGCGCTGGCGCAGCTATGACCGCAGCTACCGGGCCGAGGCGCGGATCTCGCGCTTCTGGGTCGCCGACATCCACGAGGCGACGGTCTATCCGCCCTATGGGGTGGTGGGCCAGGGCGACCGGCTGGTGCGCGACACCATCCGCAACGGCAACATGCTGGCCAACCTCTTCCCCGACGCAGACCCGGCCGAGCTGCGGCAGGCGATGGCCTCGCCCGAGGTCGAGATCACCGGCCTCGCGGAGGAGCCCCAGCGCTACCTGCCCGGTCACAGCTTCCTGCTCGGCTTCGGCGTCTTCGCCAATTACTTCAACTGGACGCTGCGCTACGCCTCCCGCGTCGCGCTGTTCCAGATGATGCCGCCCTCCTGCCGGCTCGTCGTGCCCGCGCCGATCAAGCAGTACATCCGCGAGACGCTCGAATTCATGGGCGTCCCGGAAGAGCGGGTGGTGTATCTCGACGTGCCGACCGCCTTCGAGCGCCTGACGCTGGCCGCCCCCACAGCGCTCGGCCGCTACGAGATCTCGCCCCTCATCACCGAGACGCTGCGCGAGCACCCGCGGGTGACCGACCTGCCGCGCGCCGGGCGGCGGCGCCTCTACATCCCGCGCCGGAACGTTCGCATGCGGCGCGTGGTGAACGAGGCTGCGGTCGAGGACGCGCTGGCCATGCTGGGCTTCGAGGTCTTCGACAACGCCGAGTACAGCGTGCGGGATCAGGCGCACGCCTTCCGTGACGCCGAGATCGTCATCGCACCGCATGGCGCGGGCCTGTCCAACATCGTCTATTGCGACGCCGGCACGCCGGTCATCGAGATCGTGCCCGAAGGCTATGACCAGGGGGCAACCTCCTATCGCAGCCTCGCCGACCTGTTCGGCCTGAGCTACGTTCAGCTCTTCGCGCGGGAGGCCGCGCCGGACCGCAAGGGGAACCGCTGCAACGCCGACATCGAACTCGACGTGGAGGAACTGGTCCACGCGGCGCGGGCGCAACTGGTCTGA
- a CDS encoding FkbM family methyltransferase, protein MKNIHGWCVPDADTYVARKHGDKFGRYQRKDLAKAISFVRNRTFALDIGGHIGTSAVYFAGIFGRVVSFEPAADTFECLTTNIQAFGVKNVECRNFALSDAPGQAQLMSYPRDPGNVGARFLGEGEGVEVRRLDDFGFPGPDFVKIDVEGWESRVLLGGKATILQSRPVIMFEVRGLSDRLGADIPTPQSVLAAWGAQCLLQLSGDEVWGWADTALPAGG, encoded by the coding sequence ATGAAGAATATCCATGGATGGTGCGTGCCGGACGCCGACACCTATGTGGCCCGCAAGCACGGGGACAAGTTCGGCCGTTACCAGCGCAAGGACCTCGCCAAGGCGATCTCCTTCGTCCGGAACCGGACATTCGCCCTGGATATCGGCGGGCATATCGGGACCTCGGCGGTGTATTTCGCCGGCATCTTCGGCCGGGTCGTCTCCTTCGAGCCGGCCGCCGACACCTTCGAATGCCTCACCACGAACATCCAGGCTTTCGGCGTGAAGAACGTGGAGTGCCGCAACTTCGCCCTCTCCGACGCGCCCGGCCAGGCGCAGCTGATGAGCTACCCGCGCGATCCCGGCAATGTCGGCGCCCGCTTCCTGGGCGAGGGCGAGGGCGTCGAGGTGCGGCGGCTGGATGATTTCGGCTTCCCCGGGCCCGATTTCGTCAAGATCGACGTCGAGGGGTGGGAATCGCGCGTGCTGCTCGGCGGCAAGGCGACCATCCTGCAATCCCGCCCGGTCATCATGTTCGAGGTGCGCGGACTCAGCGACCGCCTGGGGGCGGACATCCCCACCCCGCAATCCGTGCTGGCCGCCTGGGGGGCCCAGTGCCTGCTGCAGCTCTCGGGCGACGAGGTCTGGGGCTGGGCTGACACGGCCCTTCCCGCCGGCGGGTAA
- a CDS encoding class I SAM-dependent methyltransferase, whose protein sequence is MDLPPVTISLTSIRSRIGQVDRVVQSLLTQAPAPDHVMLVISQEPYLLDEGIQPEALPSGLRQLWAEGRVELVYAPNTGPYRKLLPALRRYAGQERLIVTVDDDMIYPQQWLAGLLETYRRHRCVVAHRCRAIAVEGGRFLPYSRWPVLPAGADAFGALPPALTGLFTIATGFRGVLYNTRFFPDLDLLETLRALAPRQDDLAFKAATIAAGVPTVLVDPDLKRGPFGDRLSPPEAKDETLFQANRKQNDAAWSRLMAHLEERGLFRLEEALARHRKPLTPREVQQAIPADHARQVDADYYLARIPPTEAPLQFLDLGAGDGRSFDLVRARHPTVDWIGLDIADSAEVRARTRTDCRFVTYDGVKIPFEDARFDVVFSRQVFEHVRHPEPLMREIRRVLKPGGRFIGSVSQLEPFHSNSYWNFTWFGFATIAVEAGLSLVEMRPGVDGVTLTLRNLFLRGLRTRSRSFRAYFDRDSPLNLLIGQLLAKEGLDAADVAELERLKGFLSDRFPAQELMRDYVPRPGAGLREVNALKLQYAGHICFEFKRPRPDGSA, encoded by the coding sequence GTGGATCTTCCGCCGGTCACCATCTCGCTGACCTCGATCCGCTCCCGCATCGGGCAGGTGGACCGCGTGGTCCAGTCGCTCCTGACGCAGGCGCCCGCGCCGGACCACGTCATGCTGGTGATCTCGCAGGAGCCCTACCTGCTGGATGAGGGCATCCAGCCCGAGGCGCTGCCCTCCGGCCTGCGTCAGCTCTGGGCCGAGGGGCGGGTCGAGCTCGTCTATGCGCCCAACACCGGGCCTTATCGCAAGCTGCTGCCGGCGCTGCGCCGCTATGCCGGGCAGGAGCGGCTGATCGTCACGGTGGATGACGACATGATCTACCCGCAGCAATGGCTGGCGGGTCTGCTCGAGACCTATCGCCGCCACCGCTGCGTGGTGGCCCATCGCTGCCGCGCGATCGCGGTGGAGGGGGGCCGCTTCCTGCCCTATTCCCGCTGGCCCGTGCTGCCGGCCGGCGCCGATGCCTTCGGTGCGCTGCCGCCCGCCCTCACCGGCCTGTTCACCATCGCGACCGGGTTTCGCGGCGTGCTCTACAACACGCGCTTCTTCCCCGATCTCGACCTGCTGGAGACGCTGCGCGCGCTCGCGCCCCGCCAGGACGACCTCGCCTTCAAGGCGGCCACCATCGCGGCCGGCGTGCCCACGGTGCTGGTGGATCCCGACCTCAAGCGCGGCCCCTTCGGCGACCGCCTCAGCCCGCCCGAGGCCAAGGACGAGACGCTGTTCCAGGCGAACCGCAAGCAGAACGACGCCGCCTGGAGCCGCCTCATGGCCCATCTGGAGGAGCGCGGGCTGTTCCGGCTGGAGGAGGCGCTGGCGCGGCACCGCAAGCCGCTCACCCCGCGGGAGGTGCAGCAGGCGATTCCTGCCGACCACGCACGCCAGGTGGATGCCGACTACTACCTCGCCCGCATCCCGCCGACCGAGGCGCCGCTCCAGTTCCTCGACCTCGGCGCGGGCGATGGCCGCTCCTTCGACCTGGTCCGGGCCCGCCACCCGACGGTGGACTGGATCGGCCTCGACATCGCCGACAGCGCGGAGGTGCGCGCCCGCACGCGCACCGATTGCCGCTTCGTCACCTATGACGGCGTGAAGATCCCCTTCGAGGATGCCCGCTTCGACGTGGTCTTCTCGCGCCAGGTCTTCGAGCATGTGCGCCACCCCGAGCCGCTGATGCGCGAGATCCGCCGCGTGCTGAAGCCGGGCGGGCGCTTCATCGGCTCGGTCTCGCAGCTCGAGCCCTTCCATTCGAACAGCTACTGGAACTTCACCTGGTTCGGTTTCGCCACCATCGCGGTGGAGGCGGGGCTGTCGCTCGTCGAGATGCGGCCGGGCGTTGACGGTGTGACGCTGACGCTGCGCAACCTCTTCCTGCGCGGGCTGCGGACGCGCAGCCGCAGCTTCCGCGCCTATTTCGACCGGGATTCACCGCTGAACCTGCTGATCGGGCAGCTGCTCGCGAAGGAAGGGCTGGACGCGGCCGATGTGGCCGAGCTGGAGCGCCTCAAGGGCTTCCTCTCCGACCGCTTTCCCGCCCAGGAGCTGATGCGGGACTACGTCCCCCGCCCAGGTGCCGGGCTGCGGGAGGTGAATGCCCTGAAGCTGCAATATGCCGGGCATATCTGCTTCGAGTTCAAGCGGCCCCGGCCGGATGGGAGCGCCTGA
- a CDS encoding peptidylprolyl isomerase, which translates to MSENNEAEAQAAPDRENTLIMELKDNGRVTIQLRPDLAPLHVERIKTLTRQGLYDNTPFHRVIEGFMAQGGDPTGTGMGGFRDRGFADLRAEFSPPSRARFLRGTCGMARAQDPNSANSQFFIMFAPTPSLDGQYTIWGQVTAGMEFVDRIKRGVGGSGTVPAPADRLIRMRVLADT; encoded by the coding sequence ATGTCCGAGAACAATGAAGCCGAGGCGCAGGCCGCCCCGGACCGCGAGAACACCCTCATCATGGAGCTGAAGGACAATGGCCGCGTGACCATCCAGCTCCGCCCCGACCTGGCGCCGCTGCATGTCGAGCGCATCAAGACGCTGACCCGCCAGGGCCTCTACGACAACACGCCCTTCCACCGCGTGATCGAGGGGTTCATGGCCCAGGGCGGCGACCCGACCGGCACCGGCATGGGCGGCTTCCGCGACCGCGGCTTCGCCGACCTGCGCGCCGAGTTCAGCCCGCCGTCGCGCGCGCGCTTCCTGCGCGGCACCTGCGGCATGGCCCGCGCCCAGGACCCGAACAGCGCGAACAGCCAGTTCTTCATCATGTTCGCGCCGACGCCGAGCCTCGATGGCCAGTACACCATCTGGGGCCAGGTCACCGCCGGCATGGAGTTCGTGGACCGCATCAAGCGCGGCGTGGGCGGCAGCGGCACGGTGCCGGCGCCGGCCGATCGCCTGATCCGCATGCGCGTGCTGGCCGACACCTGA
- a CDS encoding Bug family tripartite tricarboxylate transporter substrate binding protein, whose protein sequence is MQRRHFFALPGLALAAPAIARAQGFDRPFRLVVPFAPGGTSDILGRILAPELTRLLGQNVVVENRSGAAGNLGAELVARSAPDGQTLLLIDTGVLATAPALFTRLPFEPLRDLAPVNLLIYAPYILAVHPSVPAANAAEFVALARRAPNSINVAHSGVGAANHLTALMLTQAWGAELTQVPYRGGAAALAAVTGGEAQMIINGATATAPFVKDGRLRGIAVSGPRRLPDFPNLPTFAELGWPAQESGTWQGVLVQGATPAPIVARLDDAFRQALAVPDVARRMAELGAEVRAMGAAPFRQWLVGETEAWGRVVRANNIKLD, encoded by the coding sequence ATGCAACGCCGCCATTTCTTCGCTCTTCCGGGCCTCGCGCTGGCCGCGCCGGCCATCGCCCGCGCCCAGGGTTTCGACCGCCCCTTTCGCCTCGTGGTCCCCTTCGCGCCCGGCGGCACCAGCGACATCCTGGGCCGCATCCTGGCGCCGGAGCTGACGCGGCTGCTCGGGCAGAACGTGGTGGTGGAGAACCGCAGCGGCGCCGCCGGCAACCTGGGGGCCGAACTGGTGGCGCGCAGCGCGCCGGATGGCCAGACGCTGCTGCTGATCGACACCGGCGTGCTGGCGACCGCACCCGCCCTCTTCACGCGCCTGCCCTTCGAGCCGCTGCGGGACCTCGCGCCGGTCAACCTGCTGATCTACGCGCCCTATATCCTGGCCGTTCACCCCTCGGTGCCGGCGGCCAATGCCGCGGAATTCGTGGCCCTCGCCCGGCGGGCGCCGAACAGCATCAATGTCGCGCATTCCGGCGTGGGCGCGGCCAACCACCTGACGGCGCTGATGCTGACCCAGGCATGGGGGGCGGAGCTGACGCAGGTGCCCTATCGCGGGGGGGCGGCGGCGCTCGCGGCCGTCACGGGCGGCGAGGCGCAGATGATCATCAATGGCGCGACGGCCACCGCCCCCTTCGTGAAGGATGGGCGGCTGCGCGGCATCGCCGTCTCCGGCCCCCGCCGCCTGCCCGATTTCCCCAATCTGCCGACCTTCGCCGAACTCGGCTGGCCGGCGCAGGAATCGGGCACCTGGCAGGGCGTGCTGGTGCAGGGAGCGACGCCTGCCCCCATCGTCGCGCGGCTCGACGATGCCTTCCGCCAGGCGCTTGCCGTGCCCGACGTGGCGCGCCGCATGGCCGAACTTGGCGCCGAGGTCCGGGCCATGGGCGCCGCTCCCTTCCGGCAATGGCTGGTGGGCGAGACCGAGGCGTGGGGCCGCGTGGTGCGCGCGAACAACATCAAGCTGGATTGA
- the gyrA gene encoding DNA gyrase subunit A has product MDVAPIALEEEMRRSYLDYAMSVIVSRALPDVRDGLKPVHRRILYAMHEAGYTADKPHRKSARVVGDVMGKYHPHGDSAIYDAMVRMAQGFSMRVPLVDGQGNFGSMDGDPPAAMRYTEVRLAKSAAALLEGIDEDTVDFIPNYDESAEEPRVLPAAFPNLLVNGAGGIAVGMATNIPPHNPTEVINATLKLIAEPETTLAELMEIIPGPDFPTGGLILGRSGIRSAFETGRGSIPLRADCVIEDMKGGRQAIIVNEIPYQVNKSVLIERIAELVRSKLIEGISDLRDESDRSGLRIVIELKREAVAEVVLNQLYRMTSLQISFPVNFLALNGGRPQQMGIREALQAFIAFREEVILRRSRHRLMKARERAHNLIGLAIAVANIDEVIRLIRESPDAAAARVALMARDWPAADVAPLVALVQDEGNELSPAGTMRLTEAQARGILELRLQRLTGLEREKIDAELKEVGARIVELLEILSSRPRRMEVMTDELLAIRGTLHQPRLTRIVEHAADIDDESLIAPASMIVTLTRDGYVKRTPLDVFRAQNRGGKGRSAASTRADDVVVRSFVGHTHQWVLFFTSRGIAFREKVWQLPEGGTNGKGRSLRQVLQLQEGESVTAVLPLPQDESLWEHLHLVFATQSGDVRRNRLSDFRNVRSSGLIAMKLEEGDSLVGVATCREGDDVLLATRQGKAIRFVADADTLRVFAGRDSTGVRGIRLAKGDEVIALAVLGHVNATVEERAAYLKHKRRAEGTEEAAEPAPAPEEAEEAGAAEITLTAERIAELEAAEQFLLTVTDRGFGKRSSAYEYRVTGRGGQGINGISLSRRTGSAVVACFAVQAGDHIMLMTDGGQAIRFEAEQVRKTGRQSQGVMLQRLDEAERVTSCFPVLDEEAEDNEQEATPE; this is encoded by the coding sequence ATGGACGTGGCCCCCATCGCCCTCGAAGAGGAGATGCGCCGCTCCTATCTCGACTACGCGATGTCCGTCATCGTCAGCCGCGCGCTGCCCGATGTGCGGGACGGGCTGAAGCCGGTGCACCGGCGCATCCTCTACGCCATGCACGAGGCGGGCTACACGGCCGACAAGCCGCACCGCAAATCGGCCCGCGTCGTCGGCGACGTGATGGGCAAGTATCACCCGCATGGCGACTCTGCGATCTACGACGCCATGGTCCGCATGGCGCAGGGCTTCTCGATGCGGGTGCCGCTGGTGGATGGCCAGGGCAATTTCGGCTCGATGGACGGCGACCCGCCGGCGGCCATGCGCTACACCGAGGTGCGCCTGGCGAAGTCCGCCGCCGCCCTGCTGGAGGGCATTGACGAGGACACGGTCGATTTCATCCCGAACTACGATGAAAGCGCCGAGGAGCCGCGCGTCCTGCCGGCCGCCTTCCCGAACCTGCTGGTGAATGGCGCGGGCGGCATTGCCGTCGGCATGGCGACGAACATCCCGCCGCACAACCCGACCGAGGTGATCAACGCGACGCTCAAGCTGATCGCCGAGCCGGAGACGACGCTGGCCGAGCTGATGGAGATCATCCCCGGCCCGGATTTCCCGACGGGGGGCCTGATCCTCGGCCGCTCGGGCATCCGCTCCGCCTTCGAGACGGGGCGCGGCTCCATCCCGCTGCGCGCCGATTGCGTGATCGAGGACATGAAGGGTGGCCGCCAGGCCATCATCGTCAACGAGATCCCGTACCAGGTGAACAAGTCGGTGCTGATCGAGCGCATCGCGGAGCTGGTGCGCTCCAAGCTCATCGAGGGCATCAGCGACCTCCGCGACGAGAGCGATCGCTCGGGCCTGCGCATCGTGATCGAGCTGAAGCGCGAGGCGGTGGCGGAGGTGGTGCTGAACCAGCTCTACCGGATGACCTCGCTGCAGATCAGCTTCCCGGTGAATTTCCTGGCGCTGAATGGCGGCCGCCCGCAGCAGATGGGCATCCGCGAGGCGCTGCAGGCCTTCATCGCCTTCCGCGAGGAAGTCATCCTCCGCCGCTCGCGCCATCGCCTGATGAAGGCGCGGGAGCGGGCGCACAACCTGATCGGCCTCGCCATCGCGGTGGCGAACATCGACGAGGTGATCCGCCTGATCCGCGAAAGCCCGGACGCCGCCGCCGCCCGCGTGGCGCTGATGGCGCGCGACTGGCCGGCGGCCGATGTGGCGCCGCTGGTGGCGCTCGTGCAGGACGAGGGCAATGAGCTCTCGCCCGCCGGCACCATGCGCCTGACCGAGGCGCAGGCCCGCGGCATCCTGGAGCTGCGCCTGCAACGCCTCACCGGGCTCGAGCGCGAGAAGATCGATGCCGAGCTGAAGGAAGTGGGGGCGCGCATCGTCGAGCTGCTGGAGATCCTCTCCAGCCGGCCGCGCCGCATGGAGGTCATGACGGACGAGCTGCTGGCGATCCGCGGCACGCTGCACCAGCCGCGCCTGACCCGCATCGTCGAGCACGCGGCCGATATTGACGATGAGAGCCTGATCGCGCCGGCCTCGATGATCGTGACGCTGACGCGCGATGGCTATGTGAAGCGCACGCCGCTCGATGTGTTCCGAGCGCAGAATCGCGGGGGCAAGGGGCGCAGCGCGGCCTCGACGCGCGCCGATGACGTGGTGGTGCGCAGCTTCGTGGGCCACACCCATCAATGGGTGCTGTTCTTCACGAGCCGCGGCATCGCTTTCCGCGAGAAGGTCTGGCAGTTGCCGGAGGGCGGCACGAACGGCAAGGGCCGCTCGCTGCGCCAGGTGCTGCAATTGCAGGAGGGCGAGAGCGTCACCGCCGTGCTGCCGCTGCCGCAGGATGAAAGCCTGTGGGAGCACCTCCACCTGGTCTTCGCGACCCAGAGCGGCGATGTACGGCGCAACCGCCTGAGCGATTTCCGCAATGTCCGCTCCTCCGGCCTCATCGCCATGAAGCTGGAGGAGGGCGATTCGCTGGTCGGTGTCGCCACCTGCCGCGAGGGCGATGACGTGCTGCTCGCCACCCGCCAGGGCAAGGCGATCCGTTTCGTGGCCGATGCGGACACGCTGCGCGTCTTCGCCGGGCGCGATTCGACCGGCGTGCGCGGCATCCGCCTCGCGAAGGGCGACGAGGTGATCGCGCTGGCGGTGCTCGGCCATGTGAATGCCACGGTCGAGGAGCGCGCGGCCTACCTCAAGCACAAGCGCCGCGCCGAAGGCACGGAGGAGGCGGCGGAGCCCGCGCCCGCGCCGGAGGAAGCCGAGGAGGCCGGCGCCGCCGAGATCACGCTGACGGCCGAGCGCATCGCGGAGCTGGAGGCGGCCGAGCAGTTCCTGCTGACCGTGACCGACCGCGGCTTCGGCAAGCGCAGCAGCGCCTATGAGTATCGCGTCACCGGCCGCGGCGGGCAGGGCATCAACGGCATCAGCCTGAGCCGCCGCACCGGCAGCGCCGTCGTCGCCTGCTTCGCCGTGCAGGCGGGCGACCACATCATGCTGATGACCGATGGCGGCCAGGCCATCCGCTTCGAGGCGGAGCAGGTGCGCAAGACCGGGCGGCAGTCGCAAGGCGTCATGCTGCAACGGCTGGACGAGGCGGAGCGCGTGACGAGCTGCTTCCCCGTCCTGGACGAAGAAGCCGAGGACAATGAACAGGAAGCCACCCCGGAATGA
- the coaD gene encoding pantetheine-phosphate adenylyltransferase: protein MTDRVALYPGTFDPVTNGHLDVIGRAARLVDRLVIGVAMNIGKGPLFSLEERAELVSAETAAIASRTGCVIEVRPFTGLLVAFAREVGAQMIVRGLRAVSDFDYEFQMCGMNARLDPEIETVFLMASERNHFISSRFVKEIAQLGGDVSSFVPALTLERTLAKVRK, encoded by the coding sequence ATGACTGACCGCGTCGCCCTTTACCCGGGCACCTTCGACCCGGTGACCAATGGGCATCTCGACGTCATCGGCCGCGCCGCGCGGCTGGTGGACCGCCTGGTCATCGGCGTCGCCATGAACATCGGCAAGGGGCCGCTCTTCTCGCTGGAGGAGCGCGCCGAGCTTGTCTCGGCCGAGACCGCTGCCATCGCCAGCCGCACCGGCTGCGTGATCGAGGTCCGGCCCTTCACCGGCCTCCTCGTCGCCTTCGCGCGCGAGGTGGGGGCGCAGATGATCGTGCGCGGGCTGCGCGCCGTCTCCGATTTCGACTATGAGTTCCAGATGTGCGGGATGAATGCCCGGCTCGATCCCGAGATCGAGACCGTCTTCCTCATGGCGAGCGAGAGGAACCACTTCATCTCCTCGCGCTTCGTGAAGGAGATCGCGCAGCTTGGGGGAGACGTCTCCAGCTTCGTGCCGGCGCTGACGCTGGAACGGACGCTGGCGAAAGTCCGCAAGTAA
- the ssb gene encoding single-stranded DNA-binding protein: MAGVNKVIILGRLGKDPEVRNFQNGGKVVNLRIATSERYKDREGNQQERTEWHAVAIFNEKLGEIAERYLKKGSEVYIEGQLETRKWQDASGQDKYTTEIVLRQYRGELALVGGRSSGGGGEMAEEGGYSGRSGGGGYSGGGERSSAPARGGAPRSGGWDAGKKPDMDDDIPF; the protein is encoded by the coding sequence ATGGCCGGTGTGAACAAGGTGATCATCCTGGGCCGCCTCGGCAAGGACCCGGAGGTGCGCAACTTCCAGAATGGCGGCAAGGTCGTGAATCTGCGGATCGCGACCAGCGAGCGCTACAAGGACCGCGAGGGCAACCAGCAGGAGCGGACCGAGTGGCATGCCGTCGCCATCTTCAACGAGAAGCTCGGCGAGATCGCCGAGCGCTATCTGAAGAAGGGCAGCGAGGTCTACATCGAGGGCCAGCTGGAGACCCGGAAGTGGCAGGACGCCTCGGGCCAGGACAAGTACACGACCGAGATCGTCCTGCGGCAGTATCGCGGCGAGCTGGCGCTGGTTGGCGGCCGTTCCTCGGGTGGTGGCGGCGAGATGGCCGAGGAGGGCGGGTATTCGGGCCGCAGCGGCGGCGGCGGGTATTCGGGTGGTGGGGAGCGCAGCTCGGCCCCGGCCCGCGGCGGCGCGCCGCGCTCGGGCGGCTGGGATGCGGGGAAGAAGCCGGATATGGATGACGATATTCCGTTCTGA